A section of the Paenibacillus odorifer genome encodes:
- a CDS encoding TIGR03943 family putative permease subunit — translation MNDSRSIRFHYLLRAVILLAFALYIGHLVQQDALHYYVAPKLARWVQLCPIPLTLMALSLAVQALFGKGSVLCDCEHRLPHSFFKSTALYGLFLFPLLLGFLLPDRALGSMAAAKKGISLSSLPTEAKNSARFESIDPYHEELTELAKILYAQPVVPVYSAIFSETLGALEMYKQQFAGKEITISGFLYRDQGEHSENSFAIGRFLVQCCTADATPFGILVDSGKLKSLPTDTWIEVRGKLQVVPYKGQEIMQISAESITPIKQPATPYIYTSPDSITAWKELEGSTKITK, via the coding sequence ATGAATGACTCTCGAAGCATCCGGTTTCACTATTTGTTAAGGGCGGTCATTCTGCTCGCTTTCGCCCTCTATATCGGGCATCTGGTACAGCAGGACGCTTTGCATTATTATGTAGCGCCCAAGCTGGCACGCTGGGTTCAATTATGTCCAATCCCGCTGACACTTATGGCGCTCAGTCTGGCCGTACAGGCTTTATTTGGCAAGGGTAGTGTTCTCTGTGACTGCGAGCATCGGCTTCCACATTCTTTTTTCAAAAGTACAGCGCTATATGGATTATTCCTTTTTCCACTGCTGCTCGGATTTCTCCTTCCGGATCGCGCTTTGGGAAGTATGGCCGCTGCTAAAAAAGGAATCTCCCTATCCTCCTTGCCCACTGAAGCTAAAAATTCCGCGAGATTCGAGTCCATTGATCCTTACCATGAGGAGCTTACCGAGCTGGCCAAGATCCTTTATGCACAACCTGTGGTCCCAGTTTATTCAGCGATTTTCTCCGAAACCTTAGGTGCCCTTGAGATGTACAAACAACAATTTGCAGGCAAAGAAATTACTATTTCCGGCTTTTTATATCGTGATCAAGGTGAACATTCAGAGAATTCTTTTGCCATAGGTAGATTTCTGGTCCAATGCTGCACTGCCGATGCTACACCCTTTGGGATATTAGTGGATTCCGGCAAACTAAAAAGCCTGCCTACCGATACCTGGATAGAGGTCCGGGGCAAGCTTCAAGTTGTTCCCTATAAAGGTCAAGAAATTATGCAAATTAGTGCTGAGTCTATTACACCTATCAAACAACCCGCAACACCTTACATTTACACCAGTCCTGACTCTATCACCGCATGGAAAGAGTTAGAAGGTTCAACTAAGATTACTAAATAA
- a CDS encoding permease → MTTFSPLKILPLLLPISFLIIIGFVWLPNHLELLDNAYIDTFKTAFIGILLEALPFVLAGALLSSLLRVFIPDEMISRWIPRRPLPAILFACLLGIIFPVCECGMIPLVRRLIHKGMPVYVAIVFILSGPILNPVVYGATMTAFRSHSELAYARMGLAFVVACLIGLIIYATVKKSPIRLNVQRETGEAHHNNSRGGKIAAVFVHTSDEFFEMGKYLIIGCLLTAGIQTFMVQDSLAAIGAKPLGSYFFMMGLAFVLSLCSTSDAFVASTFVHSFPSGALLAFMVFGPMLDFKNSLMLLSLFKTKFALYLFFLIFASVFIGAVFMSLWL, encoded by the coding sequence TTGACTACCTTTTCACCATTAAAAATACTGCCGTTGCTCCTCCCGATCTCGTTCCTGATTATCATTGGCTTTGTATGGCTGCCGAATCATCTGGAGCTGCTAGATAATGCATACATCGACACCTTCAAAACCGCTTTTATCGGCATATTGCTGGAAGCCTTGCCGTTTGTATTAGCAGGAGCATTGTTATCTTCACTGCTTCGCGTCTTTATCCCGGATGAAATGATTTCCCGGTGGATTCCGCGGCGACCTCTTCCGGCCATTCTGTTCGCATGTCTGCTCGGAATTATTTTTCCGGTCTGCGAATGTGGAATGATCCCGCTCGTCCGCCGACTTATCCATAAAGGTATGCCTGTTTACGTGGCTATCGTGTTTATTTTGTCCGGACCGATCCTAAATCCTGTCGTCTATGGGGCGACCATGACAGCATTTCGCAGCCACTCGGAGCTGGCCTATGCCCGTATGGGTCTGGCTTTTGTTGTAGCCTGTCTCATAGGTTTGATAATCTACGCAACGGTTAAAAAATCTCCCATCCGCCTAAATGTTCAACGTGAAACAGGGGAAGCTCATCACAATAATTCTCGTGGGGGAAAAATAGCCGCTGTCTTCGTCCATACCTCAGATGAGTTTTTTGAGATGGGAAAATATTTAATTATCGGTTGCTTATTAACCGCTGGCATTCAGACATTTATGGTTCAAGACAGTCTGGCTGCGATCGGAGCCAAGCCGCTGGGTTCATATTTTTTCATGATGGGACTGGCATTTGTGCTCTCACTTTGCTCCACCTCAGATGCCTTTGTAGCTTCCACCTTCGTACATTCTTTTCCATCTGGTGCTCTGCTCGCTTTTATGGTATTCGGACCGATGCTGGATTTCAAAAATTCATTGATGTTGCTCTCACTGTTTAAGACCAAATTCGCTCTTTATTTGTTCTTTCTGATCTTCGCAAGCGTGTTTATTGGGGCGGTATTCATGTCCTTGTGGCTGTAA
- a CDS encoding CobW family GTP-binding protein, translated as MKIPVIILSGFLGSGKTTLLLSLLKESKVRGLNPGVVMNELGKRDVDGYILQEHTGTAVTKLLDGCVCCSRKEDLADSLMVLLRGRPDAIYMELTGVADPEEIAKTLQETPLQDLVELHYTITLLDAENALEYNSRLSSDKQLVRTLRKQLSTADLIVVNKSDLVEPETLWRIEKGVRKQNTEAEIVYTHYSEINLSPILSGIIPRKIIAPAPQRAPQTFKGASLKQMHSEHGGTAVKELHEEQHASFSQVTAITLTIPQVRTTMPSKERLEAFFQEWGDNLLRAKGHILLSEQEPVQLVQYAGMRTTWEASRYPGMPYVVFIGMNIDEEQLADRWSALFEF; from the coding sequence ATGAAGATACCAGTAATTATTTTGAGCGGGTTTCTGGGGAGCGGGAAGACAACTCTGCTGTTGTCCCTGCTGAAAGAAAGCAAGGTAAGAGGGCTGAATCCAGGAGTAGTAATGAATGAACTGGGCAAACGGGATGTGGACGGGTATATTCTGCAGGAGCATACCGGTACAGCTGTAACTAAACTGCTGGACGGATGCGTATGTTGTAGCCGTAAAGAGGATTTGGCAGATAGCCTGATGGTGCTGCTGAGAGGACGTCCAGATGCCATTTACATGGAGTTGACCGGCGTCGCCGATCCTGAAGAAATCGCCAAAACGTTGCAGGAAACCCCTCTACAGGATCTGGTGGAGCTGCACTATACCATCACTCTGTTAGATGCGGAAAATGCTCTGGAATATAACAGCAGACTCTCCTCTGACAAACAGCTCGTTCGGACCCTGCGTAAGCAGCTCTCCACAGCTGATCTTATTGTCGTTAATAAAAGCGATCTCGTAGAGCCGGAAACCTTATGGAGAATTGAAAAGGGAGTTCGTAAACAAAATACGGAGGCTGAAATTGTATACACCCATTACAGTGAAATCAACCTGTCTCCGATATTGTCAGGAATAATCCCACGTAAAATTATAGCTCCGGCTCCACAGCGAGCGCCTCAAACCTTCAAAGGAGCATCACTGAAACAAATGCATTCAGAGCATGGGGGAACCGCTGTAAAAGAGCTGCATGAGGAGCAGCACGCTTCTTTCTCGCAGGTAACAGCCATCACGTTAACCATTCCGCAGGTAAGGACAACTATGCCTTCTAAAGAACGCCTAGAGGCCTTCTTCCAAGAATGGGGTGACAATCTATTACGTGCCAAGGGGCATATTCTTTTGTCCGAACAGGAGCCGGTTCAGCTTGTTCAATATGCGGGGATGCGTACTACCTGGGAAGCCTCTCGTTATCCTGGTATGCCTTATGTGGTGTTCATCGGGATGAATATAGATGAAGAACAGCTGGCAGATCGGTGGTCCGCCTTATTCGAGTTTTGA
- the rpmG gene encoding 50S ribosomal protein L33, which translates to MRVIITLACTETGDRNYTTTKNKRNHPGRMEMKKYCPRLKRVTLHRETR; encoded by the coding sequence ATGAGAGTAATCATTACTTTGGCATGTACGGAGACAGGAGATCGCAACTATACCACTACCAAGAATAAGCGAAATCATCCAGGGCGTATGGAAATGAAAAAATATTGTCCACGCCTAAAGAGAGTAACCTTACATCGCGAAACCCGTTAA
- a CDS encoding GTP-binding protein, translating into MKKLPVTVLSGYLGSGKTTLLNHILHNRDGLKVAVIVNDMSEVNVDANLVKSGNTLSRTEEKLVEMSNGCICCTLRDDLIVEVQKLAAEGRFDYILIESSGISEPVPVAQTFTYANPELDIDLTSLAQLDTMVTVVDAGRFWHDFSSGDSLMDRNQTAGEGDFRDIVDLLIDQIETCDVLLLNKCDLLKEDELNKLEAVLRKLQPSAKLIRTINGVVDPKEILNTGLFDFEKTSLSSGWIAELNKETHTPETEEYGISSFVYRRRTPFHPQRLSFFFSNWPEEVVRAKGVAWVAAKGDLAATISQAGPSIQFGPAGYWLATMPKDQQLEVLESEPELQAKWDEQWGDRINEIVFIGVNIDQAQLEARLDRCLLTVEELKQDWTKFNNPLPWPVEELLAAAEE; encoded by the coding sequence ATGAAAAAGCTCCCTGTTACCGTGCTCAGTGGATATTTGGGCTCTGGGAAAACAACGCTGCTGAATCATATTCTGCACAACCGTGACGGGCTTAAAGTAGCTGTTATTGTAAATGACATGAGTGAAGTCAATGTGGATGCGAATCTGGTGAAGTCCGGAAATACGCTTTCTAGAACAGAAGAGAAATTAGTTGAGATGTCTAATGGTTGCATCTGTTGTACGCTTCGTGATGATTTGATTGTCGAAGTACAAAAGCTGGCTGCGGAAGGGCGATTTGATTACATCCTGATTGAATCCTCAGGCATTAGCGAACCTGTACCAGTGGCACAGACCTTTACCTATGCCAATCCCGAGTTGGATATTGATTTGACTTCGCTTGCTCAATTAGACACGATGGTGACTGTTGTGGATGCTGGGCGTTTCTGGCATGACTTCTCTTCTGGTGATAGTCTGATGGACCGCAACCAAACGGCTGGCGAAGGAGATTTCCGCGATATTGTGGATCTGCTTATTGATCAGATCGAAACTTGTGATGTCTTGCTGCTTAATAAGTGTGATCTGTTGAAAGAAGATGAACTCAACAAGCTTGAAGCTGTGCTCCGTAAGCTTCAACCGTCTGCCAAGCTGATCCGCACGATTAACGGCGTAGTAGATCCGAAGGAAATTCTGAATACCGGATTGTTTGATTTTGAGAAAACAAGCTTATCCTCTGGTTGGATCGCGGAGCTGAATAAAGAGACCCATACCCCTGAAACGGAGGAATACGGAATTTCTTCCTTTGTTTATCGCCGGAGAACACCTTTCCACCCGCAAAGATTAAGTTTTTTCTTTAGCAACTGGCCGGAAGAGGTCGTTCGGGCAAAAGGTGTGGCATGGGTAGCTGCAAAAGGTGATCTTGCAGCTACTATAAGTCAGGCAGGACCTTCTATTCAGTTCGGACCTGCTGGCTACTGGTTGGCTACAATGCCTAAGGATCAGCAGCTGGAGGTACTGGAAAGCGAACCTGAGCTGCAGGCGAAATGGGACGAGCAGTGGGGCGATAGAATAAATGAAATCGTATTTATCGGTGTAAATATAGATCAGGCACAACTCGAAGCCAGATTGGACAGATGTTTGCTGACGGTGGAGGAGCTGAAGCAGGATTGGACAAAGTTCAACAATCCACTTCCGTGGCCTGTTGAAGAACTCCTTGCGGCTGCTGAGGAATAG
- a CDS encoding metal ABC transporter ATP-binding protein yields the protein MILSSMRNVVFGYGDEAVLDNISLDIHTGQFIGITGPNGAAKTTLLKLMLGLLRPWSGTVQLNKELSDNGKMVIGYVPQQVASFNAGFPSKVIELVRSGCYPRLGLFRRFTPEQDEIVEQSLKQVDMWHLRDRKIGELSGGQKQRICIARALAQQPQILVLDEPTTGMDLDSRIGFYKLMRHDVSEHGRTVIMVTHGLEETSSYLDTLISLERKENEGWQCLVTNSCNVHFGPVV from the coding sequence ATGATCCTATCATCCATGCGGAATGTAGTGTTCGGGTATGGGGATGAAGCTGTCCTTGATAACATTTCATTAGATATTCATACCGGACAGTTTATTGGTATAACGGGACCCAATGGAGCTGCTAAGACCACCCTGCTGAAGCTAATGCTCGGCCTGCTTCGTCCATGGAGTGGAACGGTTCAGTTGAATAAAGAGTTATCAGATAACGGAAAGATGGTTATCGGCTATGTTCCACAGCAGGTAGCTTCTTTTAACGCAGGATTCCCAAGTAAGGTGATCGAACTGGTTCGCTCGGGTTGTTATCCAAGGCTGGGATTATTTAGACGCTTTACACCTGAGCAGGACGAGATCGTCGAGCAAAGTTTAAAGCAGGTGGATATGTGGCATTTGCGAGACCGGAAGATAGGAGAACTGTCAGGCGGCCAGAAGCAGCGGATTTGCATCGCTCGAGCATTGGCACAACAGCCGCAGATATTGGTTCTCGATGAACCTACTACGGGAATGGATCTGGACAGTCGCATTGGGTTCTATAAGCTGATGCGCCATGATGTCAGTGAACACGGCCGGACCGTAATCATGGTGACGCATGGCCTGGAAGAGACCAGTTCCTATCTGGATACGTTGATCAGCCTGGAACGAAAGGAGAATGAGGGTTGGCAATGTTTAGTTACGAATTCATGCAACGTGCATTTTGGGCCGGTGGTTTAA
- a CDS encoding metal ABC transporter permease produces MAMFSYEFMQRAFWAGGLIGIIGPLLGVYLMLRRQVLMADTLSHVSLAGVALGSILQLNPALSGFMVAILGGIVIEQLRRSYRTYSELPVAIIMTSGLALAVVLMSLKQNLSKSFSSYLFGSIVAVSDTQLKIIAAVAVIGLVYFIVLRRSLYNLTFDEETASISGVHVGWLSFSFAVLTGMTVAAAMPVVGVLLVSALIVLPASIALRIASGFTTAILISIGVGLLGVFSGLSASYYINTPPGGTIALILLSFLLIAILVQKLIRLRNRRRIHKSISRKGVTTLNEI; encoded by the coding sequence TTGGCAATGTTTAGTTACGAATTCATGCAACGTGCATTTTGGGCCGGTGGTTTAATTGGCATTATTGGTCCGCTGCTCGGGGTATATCTCATGCTTCGCCGTCAGGTCCTAATGGCGGATACCCTCTCTCATGTTTCGCTTGCAGGAGTAGCACTAGGCTCAATACTTCAGCTTAATCCGGCACTAAGTGGTTTCATGGTGGCGATTCTCGGTGGTATTGTCATCGAACAGCTTCGACGTTCTTATCGTACATATAGCGAGCTTCCGGTAGCTATTATTATGACCTCTGGATTAGCATTGGCAGTTGTACTTATGAGCTTAAAGCAGAATTTAAGTAAAAGCTTCAGTTCCTATCTGTTTGGTTCCATCGTTGCGGTCAGCGACACTCAACTAAAGATTATCGCTGCGGTTGCTGTAATCGGTCTGGTCTATTTTATTGTGTTACGCAGATCTTTATATAATCTGACCTTTGATGAAGAGACCGCTAGTATTAGTGGAGTTCATGTGGGCTGGTTATCATTTTCGTTTGCTGTACTAACTGGAATGACAGTAGCTGCTGCGATGCCAGTTGTTGGAGTGCTGTTAGTCTCAGCGCTTATTGTTTTGCCAGCTTCGATTGCCTTGCGTATAGCGTCTGGTTTCACGACAGCTATATTGATATCAATTGGCGTAGGGTTACTCGGCGTTTTTAGTGGCCTAAGTGCCTCGTATTACATCAATACACCGCCTGGTGGGACGATTGCTCTTATACTGCTATCGTTTTTATTAATCGCAATTTTGGTACAGAAGCTGATCCGACTTAGAAATCGTCGGCGAATTCATAAATCTATTTCCAGAAAAGGAGTTACAACTCTCAATGAAATTTAG
- a CDS encoding metal ABC transporter substrate-binding protein, translating to MKFRIHHLAILSLSALLIAAGCGNNNASNSSTTTNASGAAEATALPESSKLNIKVSFYPIYEFTKNVAGDLADVEALIPAGIEPHDWEPTAQDMAEISDADMLIYNGAGMEGWVDQVLESVSGTPLITVEASKGLDIMEGTEEEEADHHHEEGEHAHEEGEHAHEEGEHAHEEGEHAHEEGEHAHEEHSHDHGGLDPHVWLNPTLAIQEVRNIEAALAAAAPEHAEDFKTNAEAYVAKLEQLDQEFKDGLKDTKRKDFITQHAAFGYLAKQYGLTQVPIAGLSPEQEPSAANMSKIVEFAKEHKVKTIFFETLVSSSVADTIAKEIGAKAAVLNPIEGLTEEDRSQNLDYLGIMRQNLEALKSALNE from the coding sequence ATGAAATTTAGAATCCATCATTTAGCCATTTTGTCCCTGTCCGCGTTACTTATTGCCGCAGGTTGCGGTAATAATAATGCCAGTAATTCTTCTACTACTACGAATGCTTCTGGAGCCGCAGAAGCCACAGCCCTTCCAGAGTCATCTAAACTAAATATTAAAGTCAGTTTCTATCCAATTTACGAGTTTACCAAAAATGTGGCAGGAGATCTGGCGGACGTGGAAGCACTCATACCGGCAGGAATCGAACCCCATGATTGGGAACCGACTGCACAAGATATGGCAGAAATCTCAGATGCGGATATGCTGATCTATAATGGCGCAGGAATGGAAGGCTGGGTAGACCAGGTGCTGGAAAGTGTATCTGGCACTCCGTTAATTACTGTAGAAGCGAGCAAGGGTCTGGACATCATGGAAGGCACGGAAGAGGAAGAAGCTGACCACCACCATGAAGAAGGAGAACATGCTCATGAAGAAGGGGAGCACGCTCATGAAGAAGGGGAGCATGCTCATGAAGAAGGAGAACATGCGCATGAAGAAGGAGAACATGCTCATGAAGAGCATTCGCATGATCACGGTGGATTAGATCCGCATGTGTGGCTCAATCCTACACTAGCCATTCAAGAAGTGCGTAACATTGAAGCAGCTTTAGCTGCTGCCGCACCTGAACATGCCGAGGATTTTAAGACAAATGCAGAGGCTTATGTAGCTAAGCTGGAGCAACTGGATCAAGAATTTAAGGACGGTCTTAAGGATACTAAACGCAAGGATTTTATCACTCAGCATGCGGCTTTTGGTTACCTTGCCAAGCAGTATGGATTAACTCAGGTCCCGATTGCCGGACTATCTCCGGAGCAGGAGCCTTCTGCCGCAAATATGAGTAAGATTGTGGAGTTTGCGAAAGAGCATAAAGTGAAGACGATTTTCTTCGAGACACTTGTATCCTCCAGTGTGGCAGACACAATAGCAAAAGAGATTGGTGCCAAAGCAGCCGTTCTAAACCCAATTGAAGGATTAACAGAGGAAGATCGCAGTCAAAACCTGGATTATTTAGGAATCATGCGTCAGAACCTGGAAGCCTTGAAGAGTGCATTGAACGAGTAG
- the rpsN gene encoding 30S ribosomal protein S14, producing the protein MAKKSKVVKELKRQALVAKYAVKRKELKEQGDYMALQKLPRDSSATRQKNRCQVSGRPRGYLRKFNVSRIVFRELAHKGQIPGITKSSW; encoded by the coding sequence ATGGCCAAGAAATCTAAAGTTGTGAAAGAATTGAAGAGACAAGCACTAGTCGCCAAATACGCTGTTAAAAGAAAAGAACTAAAGGAACAAGGGGACTATATGGCTTTGCAAAAGCTGCCACGTGATTCCTCCGCAACTCGTCAAAAAAATAGATGCCAAGTGTCTGGCAGACCTCGAGGTTATTTGCGCAAATTTAATGTTTCCCGAATTGTATTCCGCGAATTGGCGCATAAAGGCCAGATTCCGGGTATTACCAAGTCGAGTTGGTAA
- a CDS encoding DUF6157 family protein, with the protein MSYTDTFIRVAEDCPEEIGVPPMSCRTLPPAHVIQYELLINEPYKYNHEELLYEVHVRHKQIPQEERLARKEQIWNELFSKNHPCLRASLLPKRFGWGVHYNGEGKIALYGKESPEYDYFTSQEEGTVKLLPAMRNKRASRGEE; encoded by the coding sequence ATGAGCTATACCGATACTTTTATTCGTGTAGCAGAGGACTGCCCTGAGGAAATCGGAGTTCCTCCGATGTCTTGCCGAACGCTCCCGCCTGCACATGTGATTCAATATGAACTGTTAATTAATGAGCCCTACAAATACAATCATGAAGAACTTCTGTACGAGGTTCATGTGCGCCATAAACAAATTCCACAGGAAGAACGTTTGGCCCGTAAGGAACAAATATGGAACGAGCTATTTTCCAAAAATCATCCTTGTCTAAGGGCTTCACTGCTGCCGAAGCGGTTTGGTTGGGGTGTTCACTATAACGGTGAGGGTAAAATAGCTCTTTATGGCAAAGAGTCTCCCGAATATGACTATTTCACTTCCCAAGAGGAGGGAACTGTGAAATTACTGCCTGCGATGCGTAACAAACGTGCTTCAAGAGGAGAGGAATAA
- a CDS encoding GNAT family N-acetyltransferase has translation MLQEERNKLYKFIEEITLNTWPAEQSVLLQGWILRTAAGYTKRANSVNPLYGADSSQVDLAEQIKLAERYYEHAGLQPVFKITPYIQPAKLDEMLADRGYTIVEPSSVRLLDLGGLASPDLCYTVQMQESLTEEWLHAFSELTGLSGKNRETLTRMLSASHLQQGYVLLFNHGVPAACGLGVIQNGYLGLYDIVTSPAHRRKGMAEQLLLALLNWGRAKGATTSFLQVVQANTRASALYDKLGFKEIYQYWYRVKN, from the coding sequence GTGCTTCAAGAGGAGAGGAATAAGCTGTATAAATTCATAGAAGAAATCACACTTAATACTTGGCCTGCGGAGCAGAGCGTTCTCCTGCAGGGCTGGATTCTACGTACGGCAGCTGGTTATACAAAAAGGGCCAATTCGGTCAATCCATTATACGGGGCTGACAGCTCTCAGGTTGATCTCGCAGAACAAATCAAGCTTGCGGAGCGGTATTATGAGCATGCTGGACTACAGCCAGTGTTCAAAATAACCCCCTATATCCAGCCGGCAAAGCTTGATGAGATGCTTGCGGATCGCGGTTATACAATTGTCGAGCCTTCATCGGTAAGGCTTCTTGATCTGGGGGGCTTAGCGAGCCCCGATCTGTGTTATACGGTTCAGATGCAGGAGAGCTTGACTGAAGAGTGGCTGCACGCCTTCAGTGAGCTTACCGGGTTGTCTGGCAAGAACCGGGAAACCTTAACTAGAATGTTGTCTGCATCACATTTGCAGCAGGGTTATGTCCTGTTGTTTAATCATGGTGTTCCTGCCGCCTGCGGACTTGGTGTGATTCAGAATGGATACTTGGGTCTGTATGATATTGTCACTTCCCCTGCTCATCGTAGAAAGGGAATGGCGGAACAGCTGCTGCTAGCGTTGCTTAATTGGGGTAGAGCAAAGGGAGCAACAACTTCCTTTCTGCAAGTTGTGCAAGCGAATACGCGGGCTTCAGCCTTGTATGACAAGCTGGGTTTTAAGGAGATTTATCAGTATTGGTATAGAGTGAAAAACTAG
- a CDS encoding class I SAM-dependent methyltransferase, producing the protein MSEYWSRRFAQEGMIWGSEPSPTAQAAREIFRQYDVKSVLVPGAGYGRNTKVFSDEFKTLGVELSEDALRMAAEWDPKSHFISGSVLDTISEVQVDAVYCYDVLHLFLEEDRRRLVANCLEQLRPDGLLYFTSFSDEDANNGCGTLLEPGTYEYKEGKYAHFFSDEDLRQHFAGTKIITTGSCVETLCGPLGKNHQYILRYIVARKSALSK; encoded by the coding sequence ATGTCCGAATACTGGAGTCGAAGATTTGCTCAGGAAGGCATGATCTGGGGGAGTGAACCTAGTCCTACAGCCCAGGCAGCAAGGGAGATATTTCGGCAATATGACGTGAAATCAGTTTTAGTCCCGGGTGCGGGATACGGAAGAAATACGAAGGTGTTCTCAGATGAGTTTAAGACCTTAGGCGTTGAGTTAAGCGAGGATGCGTTAAGGATGGCGGCAGAATGGGATCCCAAGAGCCATTTTATCTCAGGTTCCGTATTAGATACTATTTCTGAAGTACAGGTTGATGCTGTCTACTGCTATGACGTGTTGCATTTATTTCTCGAAGAGGATCGCCGCAGGCTCGTAGCTAATTGTCTGGAACAGCTGCGGCCGGATGGCTTGCTCTATTTTACCAGTTTTTCCGATGAGGATGCGAACAACGGCTGTGGAACACTTTTGGAACCGGGAACCTACGAATACAAAGAGGGAAAATATGCCCATTTTTTTAGTGATGAAGATTTAAGACAACATTTTGCAGGTACGAAAATAATTACGACCGGCTCATGTGTGGAGACTTTATGTGGGCCGCTTGGAAAAAACCATCAATACATACTGAGATATATAGTCGCACGTAAATCTGCACTTAGCAAATAA
- a CDS encoding MBL fold metallo-hydrolase, with protein sequence MKLNGILSKGYTDTWNVAPGVIGLRTMFVNVALIGQPSSDWVLVDTGLSSYTGNIIDFATEHYDKPPVAIILTHGHFDHIGGVKRLVEEWNVPVYAHPLELPFLTGKEDYPPADPAVGGGLMSMISPLFSHHGIDLGSAVHPLPEDGTVPGAKGWEWIHTPGHSPGHISLFRPEDRVLIAGDTFLTVKQESVFAVATQHQVVHGPPSYFTTDWEDAEKSVRTLALLNPHLVLSGHGVPMEGEELSTQLAHLCKNFKEMALPGQGKFV encoded by the coding sequence ATGAAACTTAACGGAATACTGTCAAAGGGCTATACCGATACTTGGAATGTGGCCCCTGGTGTCATTGGACTTCGCACTATGTTTGTAAATGTCGCATTAATTGGCCAGCCCTCTTCGGATTGGGTTCTTGTAGATACTGGTCTTAGCTCATATACAGGCAATATTATTGATTTTGCTACGGAGCATTATGATAAGCCTCCGGTGGCAATTATCCTGACGCATGGGCATTTTGACCATATTGGGGGTGTGAAAAGGCTTGTTGAGGAATGGAACGTGCCTGTATATGCTCATCCGCTAGAACTACCTTTTCTGACAGGTAAAGAAGATTACCCTCCAGCCGATCCGGCCGTAGGCGGCGGGCTTATGAGCATGATATCCCCTTTATTTTCACATCATGGCATTGATCTTGGTTCAGCCGTTCACCCCTTGCCGGAAGACGGGACTGTCCCTGGTGCGAAGGGCTGGGAATGGATCCATACCCCTGGACATAGTCCCGGGCATATCTCCCTGTTCAGGCCTGAGGATAGAGTCCTGATCGCTGGTGATACGTTCCTTACGGTCAAACAGGAATCCGTATTTGCAGTGGCTACGCAGCATCAGGTGGTGCATGGCCCACCCTCTTATTTCACGACAGACTGGGAAGATGCCGAGAAATCAGTCCGTACCCTTGCCTTGCTGAATCCACATCTTGTTCTTTCGGGACATGGAGTACCCATGGAAGGTGAGGAGCTGTCTACCCAGCTTGCTCATTTATGCAAAAATTTCAAAGAAATGGCGCTACCGGGTCAAGGTAAATTTGTGTAA
- a CDS encoding helix-turn-helix domain-containing protein: MPNNQQETHNIQAWSLINRKYLGQGVRVKRFRRPKRSQIRNRVLLAVLMAKDIKLSRLAEELGISSRSVSAWVYEGRIPSNNNIDKTCRLLGYPPHILFNEALIRQSPIVCQPTPSRFMKRSITSSPRSNVILTGLCMVYDFSVTDVSIWIGVHPGTFRKWLHNSHLPTPALQEKAEAFFRIPRHILFADCGTL, translated from the coding sequence ATGCCTAATAACCAACAAGAAACTCATAATATCCAGGCGTGGTCTCTGATCAATCGCAAATACCTTGGACAAGGCGTTCGAGTCAAAAGATTTCGCCGTCCAAAGCGCAGCCAGATTAGAAACCGTGTGCTGCTTGCTGTATTGATGGCTAAGGATATCAAGCTGTCACGACTCGCAGAAGAGCTTGGTATATCCTCACGCAGTGTAAGCGCTTGGGTATACGAAGGTCGTATCCCTTCCAACAATAACATTGACAAGACCTGCCGCCTATTGGGGTACCCACCCCACATTCTGTTCAATGAAGCATTGATTCGTCAAAGCCCCATTGTATGTCAGCCTACACCCTCACGATTTATGAAAAGAAGTATTACCAGTTCACCGCGCAGCAATGTTATCCTGACCGGACTTTGTATGGTTTACGATTTCTCAGTAACGGATGTAAGTATTTGGATAGGCGTCCATCCCGGAACGTTTCGGAAATGGCTCCACAACAGCCATCTGCCGACCCCTGCTCTGCAGGAAAAAGCCGAAGCTTTCTTTCGGATTCCACGCCATATTCTATTTGCAGACTGCGGAACGCTCTAA